A window of Prolixibacter sp. SD074 contains these coding sequences:
- a CDS encoding transposase, with amino-acid sequence MTRENRKYLKEKGIKIYGKPLGRPPKNDSQTASQKYRDKKEAAKRNHVEGKFGQGKRGYGLNNIMARLPETSESWVNAILFVMNLAKLLQVAEKWKGSFALLLKKLKAAIKNLLRLELFDKNLLLIPISNSCGA; translated from the coding sequence CTGACAAGGGAAAACCGCAAATACCTGAAAGAAAAAGGGATTAAGATCTACGGCAAACCCCTGGGAAGGCCACCGAAAAATGACAGCCAAACTGCCAGTCAGAAATACCGTGACAAAAAAGAAGCAGCCAAACGAAACCACGTAGAAGGCAAGTTTGGACAAGGCAAACGAGGATACGGGCTCAACAATATCATGGCCAGGCTTCCTGAAACGTCCGAATCATGGGTCAATGCGATCCTTTTTGTCATGAACCTGGCCAAATTGCTGCAAGTGGCAGAAAAATGGAAAGGTTCTTTTGCGCTCTTACTTAAAAAACTAAAAGCGGCCATCAAAAACCTGCTGAGATTAGAATTATTTGACAAAAACCTTTTGCTCATTCCAATATCGAACTCGTGTGGCGCATAG
- a CDS encoding site-specific integrase, with amino-acid sequence MNYYDKFKKRFEQEAVLRNLSERTRKSYWWHIADYSNFCKKDPEHTGVEELRAYFQSMLTDGNHKPGSVKMGYYALRFLFTNIYHKEWAKEYLPTPKVAKTLPLVLSKDEVSDVLGAIDNFKHRAIIMLIYSTGARVSESVNIKLTDIDSRRMQVNIQEGKGLKQRKVPLSPVLLSVLRDYYKKYKPQHYLFEGAGGKGTHLGITAVRTICINARHRTPQVKKPYTPHTFRHCFATHHLEQGTNILVIQRLMGHSDLSNTLKYLHVQQLNTSQVVNPLDTLEGLEGLCRNK; translated from the coding sequence ATTAATTATTATGACAAATTTAAAAAAAGATTTGAACAGGAAGCGGTTTTACGCAATCTAAGTGAAAGGACCCGTAAAAGTTACTGGTGGCACATTGCCGATTACAGTAACTTTTGCAAAAAAGACCCGGAACACACGGGAGTAGAAGAACTCAGGGCCTATTTTCAAAGTATGCTCACCGATGGGAACCACAAACCGGGCAGTGTAAAAATGGGCTACTACGCCCTTCGGTTCCTCTTTACAAATATTTACCATAAGGAGTGGGCAAAAGAATACCTTCCAACGCCAAAGGTTGCCAAAACACTCCCGCTGGTTTTATCAAAAGACGAAGTGAGCGATGTACTCGGGGCTATTGACAACTTCAAGCACCGCGCTATCATCATGCTCATTTATTCCACCGGGGCCAGGGTATCAGAGAGTGTAAACATCAAACTTACCGACATTGACAGCCGACGGATGCAGGTAAACATCCAGGAAGGCAAAGGGCTGAAACAACGTAAAGTGCCGCTATCGCCGGTTTTACTTTCTGTTTTAAGGGATTATTACAAAAAGTACAAGCCGCAGCATTACCTTTTTGAAGGCGCGGGAGGAAAAGGTACCCACCTGGGCATTACAGCAGTACGGACTATTTGTATTAATGCACGGCACCGCACGCCACAGGTTAAAAAGCCTTACACGCCACACACTTTCCGGCATTGTTTTGCCACGCACCACCTCGAACAGGGCACCAACATTCTGGTTATACAGCGCCTGATGGGGCATTCCGATTTAAGCAACACGCTCAAATACCTCCACGTGCAGCAACTCAACACAAGCCAGGTGGTAAACCCGCTGGACACGCTGGAAGGACTGGAGGGGCTATGCAGGAACAAATAA
- a CDS encoding IS1380 family transposase — protein MSNKDTVFYRGRTAINMDFSADAVSSDGAVLLLEKLERKHRILHYFSQVIPDCRDPFRIVHPIDKLLKQRVFTMVQGYEDANDVQYLKNDPLLKDILEGGLASQPTMSRFENGFDKHSVFALCNAWVDRYVLTLAGREQLVIDIDGTDDPTHGEQQLSMFNGYYGQFMYNELFFHDGDTGQIILPVLRPGNSHSNKWYVAILKRILKKIRAAYPGLKIIVRADSGFSCPAFYQLADDFGLKFAVGIAANETLKKKTARAEKAVRHLFVSNNTKHQHFISYTYQAGTWHKPQQCYSKIESTGKGLNVRHIVSNMEEADARSIYFGFYVKRGEASENRIKEVKNMCFSDRLSDHGFWPNFFRLFLSSLSYEIFLLVKEAIKKTGFEAAKKWQVDTIRASLLKIGATIKTTKRKVYYRFSKAFVHQELFRQLVFQ, from the coding sequence ATGAGCAATAAAGATACCGTTTTTTACCGAGGCAGGACAGCAATAAACATGGATTTTTCAGCAGATGCAGTCAGTTCTGACGGGGCCGTACTACTGCTGGAAAAACTCGAAAGGAAACATCGCATATTGCACTATTTTAGCCAGGTGATTCCCGATTGTCGTGATCCATTTCGTATAGTCCACCCCATTGATAAGCTTTTAAAGCAGCGCGTGTTCACCATGGTACAGGGCTACGAAGATGCCAACGATGTCCAGTACCTGAAAAACGACCCGCTGTTAAAGGACATCCTTGAAGGGGGACTGGCCTCACAGCCCACCATGTCAAGGTTCGAGAACGGTTTTGACAAGCATTCCGTATTTGCTTTGTGCAATGCGTGGGTTGACCGCTATGTACTCACACTGGCGGGCAGGGAACAACTTGTGATCGATATTGACGGCACCGACGACCCCACCCATGGCGAACAGCAACTGTCGATGTTCAATGGCTATTACGGCCAGTTCATGTACAACGAACTGTTTTTCCACGATGGCGACACGGGGCAGATCATCCTCCCGGTACTACGCCCGGGTAACAGCCACTCCAACAAATGGTACGTTGCCATTTTAAAGCGGATATTGAAAAAGATAAGGGCCGCCTATCCCGGACTGAAGATCATTGTGCGGGCCGACAGCGGCTTCAGTTGCCCCGCTTTTTACCAACTGGCCGATGATTTTGGCCTCAAGTTCGCCGTTGGCATCGCCGCAAACGAAACACTGAAGAAAAAAACCGCAAGGGCGGAGAAAGCCGTGCGCCATTTGTTCGTTTCCAACAACACCAAGCACCAACATTTTATAAGCTATACCTATCAAGCAGGCACCTGGCACAAACCACAACAATGCTACTCGAAGATAGAAAGCACGGGAAAGGGGCTGAACGTCAGGCATATTGTCAGCAATATGGAAGAAGCCGATGCCCGGTCCATCTATTTTGGGTTTTACGTAAAACGGGGCGAGGCCAGCGAAAACCGGATCAAAGAGGTAAAAAACATGTGTTTTTCGGACAGGTTGTCCGACCATGGCTTTTGGCCAAACTTTTTTCGGTTGTTCCTCAGCAGCTTGTCCTACGAAATATTTTTACTTGTGAAAGAAGCAATAAAGAAAACAGGCTTCGAAGCGGCCAAAAAATGGCAGGTTGATACTATTAGGGCATCATTGTTGAAAATTGGGGCAACAATAAAAACGACAAAGCGAAAGGTGTACTACCGCTTTTCCAAGGCGTTCGTACACCAGGAACTGTTCAGGCAACTGGTCTTTCAATAA
- a CDS encoding IS91 family transposase: MQEQITVGSLLREYGGNYISQNKVTKGQQSLIHLLSACRTGGLGSHFEKCDHCSYTEKSYNSCRNRHCPVCQQKEKLEWLDKRMKELLPVGYYHLVFTLPHELNPLCLQNRKVMYGLLFKAVSQTLLELTRDVKHLGADIGLVTVLHTWGQNMKEHPHLHCIMPAGGLGFDREHWVHVPAKNNFFIAGKILAKKFRGKFLYLLKQAKEKGELDFHGKLAGIKGPVQFNRFLTPLYKKDWVVNVQAPMGNPEKILEYLSRYVFRIAITDRRILEVKNGKVRFSWKDYRTGRFREMKLDVDEFIRRFLLHILPKGFFKVRYYGILSSRYRKQNILAAKQLLAQEVENRKEEALEDGGQVWEKQDTVWTEILECIQNFRQPNCPVCKKGRLRFAGLVKDVPWEPG; the protein is encoded by the coding sequence ATGCAGGAACAAATAACTGTAGGAAGTTTACTGCGTGAATACGGGGGAAACTACATCAGCCAAAACAAGGTAACAAAAGGGCAGCAGAGCTTAATCCACCTGCTGTCGGCGTGCCGCACCGGGGGCCTTGGAAGCCATTTCGAGAAATGCGACCATTGCAGCTATACAGAGAAATCTTATAACTCCTGCCGCAACCGCCACTGCCCTGTGTGCCAGCAAAAAGAAAAACTGGAATGGCTGGACAAACGGATGAAAGAACTTCTCCCGGTGGGGTATTACCATTTGGTGTTCACCCTGCCGCATGAGTTAAACCCGCTATGCCTGCAAAACAGGAAAGTGATGTATGGCTTGTTGTTCAAAGCTGTTTCACAAACCCTGCTCGAACTTACCCGTGACGTAAAGCACCTGGGCGCTGATATTGGCCTGGTTACCGTACTCCATACCTGGGGGCAGAACATGAAGGAACACCCACACCTGCATTGCATCATGCCCGCAGGGGGCCTGGGCTTCGACCGCGAACACTGGGTGCATGTACCGGCCAAAAACAACTTTTTCATCGCAGGCAAGATATTGGCAAAAAAGTTCAGGGGAAAGTTTCTGTATTTGCTAAAACAAGCCAAAGAAAAAGGGGAACTCGATTTTCACGGCAAACTGGCAGGCATAAAAGGGCCTGTGCAGTTTAACCGCTTCCTCACGCCTTTATACAAAAAGGACTGGGTGGTGAATGTGCAGGCACCCATGGGCAATCCTGAAAAAATACTGGAATACCTTTCGCGTTACGTGTTTCGTATTGCCATTACCGACCGGCGGATTTTGGAAGTGAAGAATGGCAAAGTGCGATTTTCGTGGAAAGATTACCGTACAGGCAGGTTCCGGGAAATGAAACTGGATGTGGATGAGTTTATCCGCCGGTTTTTGTTGCACATTTTGCCAAAGGGCTTTTTTAAAGTGCGGTACTATGGAATTTTATCGAGCCGTTACCGTAAACAAAACATCCTGGCGGCAAAACAACTGCTGGCACAAGAGGTCGAAAACCGGAAAGAAGAGGCACTGGAAGATGGCGGCCAGGTTTGGGAAAAACAGGATACGGTGTGGACTGAAATCCTGGAATGTATCCAAAACTTCCGG
- a CDS encoding ATP-binding protein: MKHLNKIIFIKSGNIDYQEIVLNGNVHFTGDQGVGKTTVLRAILFFYNADTQKLGIPKVANKSDFADYYFEFPNSHIIYEIATKEGKYLIWLYKEHNQLCYRFIDSEYKREFFLEETPKGILPLKPNKISENILTQTRHSRKIIKFTEYRNIIYGATNQINGLSRNFKQYSIIESPAYQNIPKTISNIYLNSNLKSDAIKTTIINSISVDDFALNEGKGYKVDLNVLRTQLSDFKQDYNDISAYEKIKRRAELIIQNYDELNLLEQTKIITARTLGANQKYLTTKIEKLEIDSSKLDEKHTDCKKQIKELLENFSNTKSDFDKKIAIAQKNVNDAQSKIKYYDNLQKENLKGIDTILDFVAKETIFETERGNIENEIKLLTSKVESIEEKYKSILQQLENAHNASLNILNDKKSTLKADSARQRSKIIEQYAEFIEDLRQLFEKQLEDETEIQNQLNDKERKLKRQRDKIDITRFFEEEIKSEQDKFIDFKNLISESNNNIKLHKEEIEKLQNKGNHEKEILKLQFENKRKELDNKRIATQEKLDEIEEKLEAFKDSLHEFLNKNYPEWEQTIGKVFDEKILLSQNLSPQIIENNKSFYGVKLNLDEIDLNVKTIADYQSEKNKLISVIEEIKSEFQKEQTEFENQEQKINNKYNQVLKKLNQEVLQTKTLITQTEVKYSQAELKISNLQKDAEKKKIEELSKIEPLIKEVLLSIGKNKQKYQDIKSEKEKKVKEKQEEQKQETNKLKSHFDNLEQKLDARIVGEKQKYLSKVSQVKNDRINELEGKVDTKRLSKLEVEKERLNQSLQSIKELNQVVAVYNEDKINLIDKLPEFEAAFSKLSSELSSLKEKFQKVNKELSDKQTLIKKEFDSINDELKEQRRQIKEFEQFKLSPFYNDVEYYVEHDEDSANEELLSDLIKRIQNLQQTLSEKLKDLKSSINKFASPLREGNIFNFPTTFTDDAAYCSFANDLKDFVVDNKIDDYKKYIKKNHSDLISLIVKHIVQLSSKKKEIDEIISKMNKDFEKHNFVGVVQKVELKADPSENKVFQTFEEIRKFHAENPFGFGELNLFTGLKLEENNDTAFKLLVALMTNLAQEQNKIEISLEDTFELKFRVVENNKDTGWQTKLADIGSNGTDVLVKAMLYIMLLNVLKETASKKQNDFKLHCIMDEINIIHPKNIESLINFANDRGIWMINGSPVETNAMAYKYVYDFEKTPDSITHANRLIAQN; the protein is encoded by the coding sequence ATGAAACATTTGAATAAGATAATATTTATTAAGTCTGGCAATATTGACTACCAGGAAATTGTGTTAAATGGCAATGTCCATTTTACAGGAGACCAAGGGGTAGGAAAAACTACTGTTTTAAGGGCTATTTTGTTTTTTTACAATGCGGATACTCAAAAACTTGGAATTCCAAAAGTTGCAAATAAAAGTGATTTTGCTGATTACTATTTCGAATTTCCAAACTCGCATATTATCTATGAAATAGCAACTAAAGAAGGGAAATATTTAATATGGCTTTACAAGGAACATAATCAACTTTGCTACCGATTTATAGATTCCGAATATAAAAGAGAGTTTTTTCTTGAAGAAACACCAAAAGGGATTTTGCCTTTAAAACCGAATAAAATTTCAGAAAATATTTTAACGCAAACACGACATTCCAGAAAAATTATAAAGTTTACCGAATATCGTAATATTATCTACGGTGCGACAAATCAGATTAATGGGTTAAGCCGTAATTTCAAGCAATATTCAATTATTGAAAGTCCTGCCTATCAAAATATTCCTAAAACGATTTCAAATATTTATCTCAACTCAAATCTAAAGTCTGATGCAATAAAAACAACAATTATAAACTCTATTAGTGTTGATGATTTTGCACTTAATGAGGGCAAGGGATACAAAGTTGACCTTAATGTTCTGAGGACACAACTGAGTGATTTCAAACAAGATTACAACGATATTTCTGCTTATGAGAAAATTAAGCGAAGAGCTGAATTAATTATTCAGAATTATGACGAATTAAACCTGCTTGAACAGACAAAAATAATTACCGCCAGAACATTGGGGGCAAATCAGAAATACCTAACAACCAAAATTGAAAAATTAGAAATTGATTCTTCCAAACTTGATGAGAAGCATACAGATTGTAAAAAGCAAATAAAAGAGTTGCTGGAAAACTTCAGTAATACAAAATCAGACTTTGATAAGAAGATTGCTATTGCACAGAAGAATGTAAATGATGCCCAAAGCAAAATTAAATACTACGATAATCTACAAAAAGAAAATCTGAAAGGAATTGACACGATCCTGGATTTTGTAGCAAAAGAGACAATTTTTGAAACTGAAAGAGGAAATATCGAGAATGAAATAAAACTGCTAACATCGAAAGTTGAATCGATTGAAGAAAAATACAAATCAATTTTACAGCAACTTGAAAATGCCCATAATGCGAGTCTTAATATTTTGAATGATAAGAAATCCACTTTAAAAGCAGATTCAGCAAGACAACGAAGCAAAATCATTGAACAATATGCCGAATTCATTGAGGATTTAAGGCAACTATTTGAGAAACAGTTGGAAGATGAAACTGAAATTCAAAATCAGTTGAATGATAAAGAACGAAAACTTAAGCGTCAAAGAGACAAAATAGACATTACTCGTTTCTTTGAAGAAGAAATTAAATCGGAACAAGACAAATTCATAGATTTCAAAAATCTTATATCAGAGAGTAACAATAATATTAAATTACATAAAGAAGAAATTGAAAAACTTCAGAATAAAGGGAATCACGAGAAAGAAATATTAAAGCTTCAATTTGAAAACAAAAGAAAAGAGCTTGATAACAAACGTATTGCCACACAAGAAAAGCTTGATGAAATTGAGGAAAAGCTCGAAGCATTTAAAGACTCACTTCATGAATTTCTGAACAAAAACTATCCTGAATGGGAACAAACAATTGGAAAAGTGTTTGACGAAAAGATTTTACTTTCACAAAATCTTTCCCCACAAATAATTGAGAACAATAAGTCATTTTATGGAGTAAAACTCAATCTTGATGAAATTGATTTAAATGTAAAGACGATTGCTGATTATCAAAGCGAAAAGAATAAATTGATTTCAGTCATTGAGGAAATTAAATCGGAATTTCAAAAAGAACAAACAGAGTTTGAAAATCAAGAGCAAAAAATAAACAATAAGTATAATCAAGTTCTTAAAAAGCTAAATCAAGAAGTACTGCAAACCAAGACACTCATTACTCAGACTGAGGTGAAATATTCTCAAGCGGAACTGAAAATATCAAATCTTCAGAAGGATGCTGAAAAGAAAAAAATAGAAGAATTATCCAAGATAGAACCTTTGATTAAAGAAGTTCTTCTAAGCATTGGTAAAAACAAACAAAAATATCAGGACATAAAATCAGAAAAAGAGAAGAAAGTAAAGGAAAAGCAGGAAGAGCAAAAACAAGAAACCAATAAATTAAAAAGCCATTTTGACAATTTAGAACAGAAACTGGATGCCCGGATTGTTGGGGAAAAACAAAAATACCTGAGCAAAGTTTCACAGGTCAAAAACGACAGGATAAACGAATTAGAAGGTAAGGTTGACACAAAACGACTCAGTAAATTAGAAGTTGAGAAAGAAAGACTGAATCAAAGCTTACAGTCAATTAAAGAATTGAATCAAGTCGTTGCTGTGTACAATGAGGATAAAATAAATTTGATTGATAAACTTCCAGAGTTTGAAGCGGCTTTCTCAAAATTGAGTTCAGAACTCAGCTCTTTAAAAGAAAAATTCCAAAAAGTGAACAAAGAACTTTCCGATAAACAGACACTAATAAAAAAAGAATTTGATAGCATCAACGATGAATTAAAGGAACAAAGAAGGCAGATAAAAGAATTTGAGCAATTTAAACTATCACCTTTTTACAATGATGTTGAATATTACGTGGAACACGATGAAGATTCAGCAAACGAGGAACTTTTATCCGATTTAATTAAAAGGATTCAAAATCTTCAACAAACCTTATCTGAAAAACTAAAAGATTTAAAATCATCGATAAACAAGTTTGCAAGCCCACTAAGAGAAGGGAACATTTTTAATTTTCCAACTACTTTTACAGATGATGCAGCATATTGTTCATTTGCGAATGACCTAAAGGATTTTGTGGTTGACAATAAAATTGATGACTATAAAAAATACATCAAAAAAAACCATTCAGATTTAATCAGCCTTATTGTAAAACACATTGTGCAGCTCTCATCCAAGAAGAAAGAAATTGATGAGATAATTTCAAAAATGAATAAAGATTTTGAAAAGCATAATTTCGTTGGAGTTGTCCAAAAAGTTGAGTTAAAAGCAGACCCAAGTGAAAATAAAGTATTCCAAACATTTGAGGAAATAAGGAAGTTTCATGCTGAAAATCCATTTGGTTTTGGAGAATTAAATCTGTTCACGGGATTAAAATTAGAAGAGAACAATGATACTGCATTTAAGTTACTTGTTGCTCTGATGACAAATCTTGCACAGGAACAAAACAAAATTGAAATCTCACTTGAAGATACTTTTGAACTTAAATTTAGAGTTGTGGAAAACAACAAAGATACCGGGTGGCAGACAAAACTTGCAGATATTGGTTCAAACGGAACTGATGTTTTGGTGAAAGCAATGCTGTACATTATGCTTTTAAATGTTTTAAAAGAGACGGCTTCAAAAAAACAGAACGACTTTAAACTCCATTGTATAATGGATGAAATAAATATTATTCATCCCAAAAACATTGAAAGTCTAATAAACTTTGCAAATGACAGAGGAATATGGATGATAAATGGCTCACCAGTTGAAACCAATGCAATGGCATACAAATATGTGTATGATTTTGAGAAAACACCAGATAGCATTACTCACGCAAACCGCCTGATTGCACAAAATTAA
- a CDS encoding helix-turn-helix domain-containing protein, with protein sequence MKTMKAKDLLAERYGKEGSESRERFREEAYSYYFGEIIRNRRKELHMSQEKLAEAVGKKRPYISRIENGEDVRISNLLLVANALNLSIQLTPR encoded by the coding sequence ATGAAAACAATGAAAGCAAAGGACTTATTAGCAGAACGCTATGGAAAAGAAGGTTCGGAAAGTAGAGAGAGATTCCGAGAAGAAGCATATTCCTACTATTTCGGAGAGATTATAAGAAATAGACGAAAAGAATTGCATATGAGTCAGGAGAAATTGGCTGAGGCGGTAGGGAAAAAGCGACCTTATATTTCTCGGATTGAAAATGGTGAAGATGTGAGGATTTCGAACTTATTATTAGTTGCAAACGCTTTAAATTTATCAATTCAATTAACACCCAGATAA
- a CDS encoding type II toxin-antitoxin system RelE/ParE family toxin yields MREIDITEKCMAFIDAQGQRVSDKFFQLIEIIGEVKIVHTNFVKKLTNSRFYELRIKAGNEYRVLIFAIDHLNFSECTKAVCLNGFIKKSNKDYVKAIKEAERILEEYLKNKGL; encoded by the coding sequence ATGAGAGAAATTGACATTACAGAAAAATGCATGGCCTTCATAGATGCTCAAGGACAAAGAGTCTCTGATAAATTCTTTCAACTAATTGAGATTATCGGAGAAGTAAAAATAGTTCATACGAATTTTGTTAAAAAGCTGACTAATTCAAGGTTTTATGAATTGAGGATTAAAGCTGGAAACGAATATCGAGTTTTAATATTTGCGATTGACCACCTGAATTTTTCTGAATGTACAAAGGCTGTTTGTCTGAATGGATTTATTAAAAAGTCGAATAAAGACTATGTTAAAGCAATTAAGGAAGCAGAGAGAATTTTAGAGGAATATTTAAAAAATAAGGGATTATGA
- a CDS encoding IS5 family transposase, with translation MIDYTPQSQLSLNMFKHPFEQGLDKENRWVKLAALIPWDSLAAVYSRKLDAGSGRKSVNIRTVIAALIVKHKLGLDDRGTIEMIQENIYLQYFCGLPCFTTQPVFDASLFVDIRKRLGGDEFEAFNQRIIESSEQIKPHQSRIKRKQQQQKEEATDKDKDKNDGPEKNDNRGTLKVDATVADQEITYPTDLKLLNTSRGNLERIIDLLYLRPADGTKPRTYRRNARKHYLNIAKKKKKTKKQIRRGIRGQLQYISRDLKIVDSLLLKPGRSELLEKRDRELMATIRKVYSQQKLMYENRTHQCENRIVNIFQPHVRPIVRGKDKAKTEFGAKINISEVNGFCRIDRFSWDAYNESTDLKM, from the coding sequence ATGATTGATTACACACCACAAAGCCAATTAAGTTTAAATATGTTCAAGCATCCTTTTGAACAAGGGTTGGACAAGGAGAACCGATGGGTGAAATTAGCCGCATTGATTCCCTGGGATTCACTTGCAGCCGTTTATAGCCGGAAGCTCGATGCGGGCTCGGGGCGTAAAAGTGTCAACATCCGCACGGTGATAGCGGCCTTGATAGTCAAGCACAAGCTTGGCCTGGATGACCGGGGTACCATAGAAATGATACAGGAAAACATTTACCTGCAATACTTTTGCGGGCTGCCGTGTTTTACCACCCAACCGGTTTTTGATGCCAGCCTGTTTGTCGATATCCGCAAAAGATTGGGAGGCGATGAGTTTGAAGCTTTCAACCAACGAATCATCGAATCATCCGAACAAATTAAACCACATCAGTCCCGCATTAAAAGAAAACAACAGCAACAAAAGGAAGAGGCAACGGACAAGGATAAGGACAAAAACGACGGGCCCGAAAAGAATGATAACCGGGGAACACTGAAAGTAGATGCGACTGTGGCCGACCAGGAGATCACCTATCCGACAGATTTGAAACTCTTAAACACCTCCAGGGGAAATCTGGAACGAATCATAGACCTGTTGTACCTTCGCCCGGCAGATGGAACAAAACCAAGAACCTACCGCAGGAATGCCCGCAAGCATTACCTGAACATTGCAAAGAAGAAAAAGAAGACAAAGAAGCAGATTCGCCGGGGAATCAGGGGACAGCTTCAATACATTTCCCGCGATCTAAAAATAGTTGACAGCTTATTGTTAAAACCCGGTCGGTCGGAATTGCTGGAAAAACGCGACAGGGAACTGATGGCAACCATTCGGAAAGTTTACAGCCAGCAAAAATTGATGTATGAGAATAGAACCCATCAATGCGAGAACCGCATTGTGAACATTTTCCAGCCCCATGTGCGTCCGATTGTCCGGGGAAAAGACAAAGCGAAAACCGAATTTGGAGCGAAAATCAACATCAGTGAGGTGAACGGATTCTGCCGGATAGACCGGTTCAGCTGGGATGCCTACAATGAAAGCACGGATTTGAAAATGTAG
- a CDS encoding transposase — MSKVLTKQVQNKISRYFLKLEGQLTKPEARCIREMTTGILKTGTVLVNKIATGICDTISLSQTTKRFRNHYNKKDFFMKLFRGHMNSVKSKICHGDYILFDGSDIQKKYAKMMDGLDYVKDGDKGTIGLGYWLMNVVHFSKDQEMTPLYNKLYSFDHGAKSENKEVLEAMGEVGAIINKDVTTIFDRGMDRPICRDFIIANEGNFNLRLKKTTKLMYKGEEMAVNKISQKVPLFMKLTATRIQKSKKRQLVYECGAIKVQYQIKGKMHDLWLVVTKRANGGYCWLLTRSPKDSIVEVIKEAFTAYGFRWKIEEYHRHIKECYNLEDIQIKTFEGLQSMLAILTIAMSIIYSSLSSLHTRLLLESGVKTLNKERMYELRNFIYYKISTIIKVLLANMTPRLSFLNQIHLLMTDS, encoded by the coding sequence ATGTCAAAAGTATTAACAAAACAGGTACAGAACAAGATCAGTCGCTATTTTCTTAAGCTTGAGGGTCAATTAACAAAACCGGAAGCCCGATGTATCAGGGAAATGACCACCGGGATACTCAAGACAGGTACAGTATTGGTCAATAAGATAGCCACAGGCATTTGCGATACGATCTCGTTGAGCCAGACGACCAAGCGCTTTAGGAACCATTATAACAAGAAAGATTTTTTCATGAAGTTATTCCGGGGACATATGAACAGTGTAAAAAGCAAAATCTGTCATGGGGACTACATCCTGTTCGATGGCTCTGATATCCAAAAGAAATATGCCAAGATGATGGATGGGCTGGACTATGTGAAAGATGGCGATAAAGGAACCATTGGCCTTGGGTATTGGCTGATGAATGTTGTCCACTTTAGCAAAGACCAGGAAATGACTCCCCTGTACAATAAGCTTTACAGTTTTGACCATGGCGCAAAAAGTGAAAACAAGGAGGTTCTTGAAGCAATGGGCGAAGTAGGGGCAATCATTAACAAAGATGTCACAACAATATTCGACCGGGGAATGGACCGTCCCATTTGCAGGGATTTCATTATTGCCAATGAAGGCAACTTTAACCTGCGCCTGAAGAAAACCACAAAGCTGATGTACAAAGGCGAAGAAATGGCAGTGAACAAAATAAGCCAGAAAGTGCCGTTGTTCATGAAATTAACGGCTACAAGGATACAGAAAAGCAAGAAGCGCCAGTTGGTCTATGAATGCGGGGCGATAAAGGTCCAGTATCAAATCAAGGGCAAGATGCATGATCTTTGGCTTGTTGTAACCAAAAGGGCCAATGGCGGATATTGCTGGCTACTGACACGTTCTCCAAAAGACAGTATTGTTGAAGTAATCAAAGAAGCATTTACAGCCTATGGTTTTAGGTGGAAAATAGAGGAGTACCACCGACATATCAAGGAATGTTACAACCTGGAAGACATACAAATCAAAACATTCGAAGGCTTACAAAGCATGCTGGCAATACTGACAATAGCCATGAGCATCATATACTCATCGCTTTCATCCCTGCACACAAGGCTGTTGCTTGAAAGTGGGGTAAAAACACTAAACAAAGAACGTATGTACGAACTACGCAATTTTATCTATTACAAAATCAGCACGATAATAAAAGTATTGCTGGCCAATATGACACCAAGGCTTTCCTTCCTCAATCAGATCCATCTCCTAATGACGGACAGTTAA